One part of the Streptomyces sp. NBC_00286 genome encodes these proteins:
- a CDS encoding MIP/aquaporin family protein → MSNGDIFVGEIIGTAILILFGAGVVAAVVLNDSKAKDAGWVVIAFGWGFGVMAGAYTAAPLSGGHLNPAVTLGIAIDTGNWDKVHLYVAGQMVGAMLGAVLCWLVYLAQFQANAEEKKAQPTLGIFSTAPAIRNPVANLITEIIATIALVLPILAFGLTKGLGESGTAILIVSFLVVGIGLSLGGPTGYAINPARDLGPRITHALLPIPNKGTSDWGYAWIPVVGPLIGGALSGLIFNVAF, encoded by the coding sequence ATGAGCAATGGAGACATCTTCGTCGGTGAGATCATCGGCACAGCGATCCTGATTCTGTTCGGCGCCGGAGTCGTCGCCGCGGTCGTACTGAACGACTCCAAAGCGAAGGACGCGGGCTGGGTCGTCATCGCGTTCGGCTGGGGCTTCGGTGTGATGGCCGGGGCGTACACCGCGGCACCGCTGTCCGGCGGGCACCTCAACCCGGCGGTGACACTCGGCATCGCGATCGACACCGGGAACTGGGACAAAGTCCACCTCTACGTCGCCGGGCAGATGGTCGGCGCGATGCTCGGCGCGGTCCTGTGCTGGCTGGTCTACCTCGCGCAGTTCCAGGCCAACGCCGAGGAGAAGAAGGCGCAACCGACGCTCGGGATCTTCTCCACGGCACCCGCGATCCGCAATCCCGTGGCGAACCTCATCACGGAGATCATCGCCACCATCGCTCTGGTCCTGCCGATCCTGGCCTTCGGCCTGACCAAGGGTCTCGGCGAGTCCGGCACCGCGATTCTGATCGTCTCCTTCCTGGTGGTCGGCATCGGCCTGTCGCTCGGCGGTCCCACCGGATACGCCATCAATCCGGCCCGTGACCTGGGGCCGCGCATCACCCACGCCCTACTCCCGATACCCAACAAGGGCACCTCTGACTGGGGTTACGCGTGGATCCCGGTGGTGGGGCCGCTGATCGGCGGGGCACTTTCGGGGCTCATTTTCAACGTGGCCTTCTGA
- a CDS encoding GGDEF domain-containing protein encodes MRSWTDTLRFAFQPIVNLTTGGVAALEILARPEAGDVLAQARRDPELDGRLAALAIRAAARQETLLPLHVNVFAGTLADLGGLAALREAVREAGRMPWEVTVDVGPPFTHVPHRALIEAVTALRGEGFRICADGIGDGDVPLRVLADLAPDLVKLDASLLTRPAVVRAMRTLCEQLGTLLSIEGVETERQCSAALSAGAQLAQGELFGPPARRPAADVYVPALSQATAATPPYGPSVRQFVRPAALLPASASAGQVRGLLTGSPEVSGVLLVDAAGVPVRSVHRSRFLLSLSGRYGHALYADRPAAKLGDPPRTVGVDATAWEVLDVVADGDRDRTSDDVAVVDRLGRCVGVVRLADLVRALAESRVEEAAGLNPLTRLPGSDAITAEVDRRIAQGRIFALSWLDVDGFKQVNDGAGFAAGDELIRGVGRALQAAASEATRVGHIGGDDFLVLTDPEGLDPLAMSVLDTPWSAGGLAVTLSLATVLCAPGTLTDHRQAAACLAPLKQAAKSLRGASWVLGHAGLPGHEIRRGSGAAPAQAGCGAGGPGLG; translated from the coding sequence GTGCGCTCCTGGACGGATACTCTCCGCTTCGCCTTCCAGCCGATCGTCAACCTGACGACCGGAGGGGTCGCGGCGCTGGAGATACTCGCCCGCCCGGAGGCCGGTGACGTCCTCGCGCAGGCCCGCCGCGATCCCGAACTCGACGGCCGGCTGGCCGCGTTGGCGATCCGGGCGGCCGCCCGTCAGGAGACGCTGCTGCCGCTCCACGTCAACGTGTTCGCGGGCACCCTCGCGGATCTGGGAGGGCTCGCCGCGCTGCGGGAGGCCGTGCGCGAGGCAGGGCGCATGCCGTGGGAGGTGACGGTCGATGTCGGCCCGCCCTTCACGCACGTGCCGCACCGGGCGCTCATCGAGGCGGTCACGGCGCTGCGCGGCGAGGGCTTCCGGATCTGCGCGGACGGCATCGGCGACGGCGACGTACCTCTTCGGGTGCTCGCGGATCTCGCGCCCGACCTGGTCAAGCTCGATGCTTCCCTGCTGACGCGTCCTGCGGTCGTACGGGCGATGCGGACCCTGTGCGAGCAGCTCGGCACGCTGCTGTCGATCGAGGGCGTCGAGACGGAAAGGCAGTGCTCGGCGGCGCTGTCGGCGGGTGCGCAACTGGCTCAGGGCGAGCTGTTCGGTCCCCCGGCACGCCGTCCGGCAGCGGACGTATACGTTCCGGCACTCTCCCAGGCCACCGCGGCAACGCCTCCGTACGGGCCTTCGGTGCGGCAGTTCGTACGCCCCGCGGCGCTGTTGCCCGCAAGCGCGTCCGCGGGGCAGGTGCGGGGGCTGCTGACCGGGTCGCCGGAGGTGTCCGGGGTGCTGCTCGTGGACGCGGCCGGGGTTCCCGTGCGGTCGGTACACCGTTCCCGGTTCCTGCTGTCGCTGTCGGGCCGCTACGGGCATGCGCTGTACGCCGACCGGCCGGCCGCCAAACTCGGCGATCCGCCGCGTACGGTCGGCGTGGACGCCACGGCGTGGGAGGTCCTCGATGTGGTGGCGGACGGGGACCGCGACCGTACGTCCGACGACGTGGCGGTCGTCGACCGACTGGGGCGGTGCGTGGGAGTCGTACGACTGGCCGATCTGGTACGGGCGTTGGCCGAGAGCCGCGTCGAGGAGGCGGCCGGGCTGAACCCGCTGACGCGGCTGCCGGGTTCCGACGCGATCACCGCGGAGGTGGACCGGCGGATCGCGCAGGGGCGGATCTTCGCGCTGAGCTGGCTGGATGTCGACGGCTTCAAGCAGGTCAATGACGGTGCGGGGTTCGCGGCGGGCGACGAGCTGATCCGCGGAGTGGGGCGGGCCCTGCAGGCGGCGGCGTCCGAAGCCACGCGCGTAGGGCACATCGGCGGCGACGACTTTCTCGTACTGACGGATCCGGAGGGGCTCGATCCGCTGGCCATGTCGGTGCTCGACACTCCGTGGTCGGCCGGTGGCCTCGCCGTCACGCTATCGCTGGCCACAGTGCTGTGTGCTCCAGGGACCTTGACCGACCACCGCCAGGCGGCCGCGTGTCTGGCGCCGCTGAAGCAGGCAGCGAAGTCGCTGCGGGGCGCGAGCTGGGTGCTGGGCCACGCGGGCCTGCCCGGCCATGAGATCCGGCGCGGCTCGGGGGCGGCGCCCGCACAGGCGGGATGCGGGGCCGGCGGGCCGGGCCTGGGCTGA
- a CDS encoding lipid-transfer protein translates to MTGEVAVLGAGMHPWGKWGRSFVEYGVTAARAALADAGVDWRDVGSIVGADTVRGGYPGYVAGATFAKALGWQGARVASVYAACASGAQAVNTARAQIVSGLADVVLVVGADAAPKGFFRPAGGNRPDDPDWLRFRVLGATNPTYFGLYARRRMAVHGDTLEDFAQVKMKNAALGALNPNARYRKRVTAEAVAASAVVADPLRLLDICATSDGAAALVLSSMEFARRHGAPDPVRIRAVSTVTPRFPNTVLDLPDIATDSAVAVEPAPETFRASIARAAYEEAGIGPEDLSLAEVYDLSTALELQWYEDLGLCGEGEAAKLLREGATAPGGRIPVNVSGGLASFGEAVPAQAIAQVCELTWQLRGAAGERQVTGARVGITANQGLFGHGSSVIAVR, encoded by the coding sequence ATGACGGGTGAGGTGGCGGTGCTCGGCGCGGGCATGCATCCCTGGGGCAAATGGGGACGCAGTTTCGTCGAGTACGGGGTGACGGCGGCGCGTGCGGCACTGGCCGACGCGGGGGTCGACTGGCGGGACGTCGGTTCGATCGTCGGCGCGGACACGGTCCGTGGCGGCTATCCGGGGTACGTGGCGGGGGCGACGTTTGCGAAGGCGCTGGGCTGGCAGGGTGCCCGGGTGGCGAGTGTGTACGCGGCGTGTGCGTCGGGGGCGCAGGCCGTCAACACCGCGCGGGCGCAGATCGTTTCGGGTCTCGCGGACGTGGTCCTGGTGGTGGGTGCGGACGCGGCTCCGAAGGGGTTCTTCCGGCCCGCGGGCGGGAATCGGCCGGACGATCCGGACTGGCTGCGGTTCCGTGTCCTGGGGGCGACGAATCCGACGTACTTCGGGCTGTACGCGCGGCGGCGGATGGCCGTGCACGGGGACACTCTGGAGGACTTCGCGCAGGTCAAGATGAAGAACGCCGCCCTGGGGGCGCTGAATCCGAATGCGCGGTACCGCAAGCGGGTGACGGCCGAGGCGGTCGCCGCCTCGGCCGTCGTCGCCGACCCACTGCGGCTGCTCGACATCTGCGCCACCTCGGACGGGGCCGCGGCGCTGGTGCTGTCCAGCATGGAGTTCGCGCGGCGTCATGGAGCCCCGGATCCGGTGCGGATCCGTGCCGTGTCCACGGTGACACCGCGCTTCCCCAACACGGTGCTCGATCTGCCGGACATCGCGACGGACTCGGCGGTCGCGGTGGAGCCGGCGCCCGAGACGTTCCGCGCGTCGATCGCGCGAGCGGCGTACGAGGAGGCGGGCATCGGACCGGAGGACCTGTCGCTCGCCGAGGTCTACGACCTGTCCACGGCACTCGAGTTGCAGTGGTACGAGGACCTGGGTCTGTGTGGGGAGGGCGAAGCCGCCAAGCTGCTCAGAGAGGGTGCGACGGCCCCCGGCGGGCGCATACCCGTGAACGTCAGCGGCGGACTGGCCTCCTTCGGGGAGGCCGTTCCGGCCCAGGCCATCGCCCAAGTCTGTGAGCTCACCTGGCAGTTGCGTGGTGCAGCGGGCGAACGGCAGGTCACCGGCGCTCGGGTGGGGATCACCGCGAACCAGGGGCTGTTCGGGCACGGATCGTCCGTGATAGCCGTCCGGTGA
- a CDS encoding Zn-ribbon domain-containing OB-fold protein, translating to MVPGWFAGEGDDFRLLGTRCSACASVFFPREDAFCRNPGCPGGELAEIPLSRRGRIWSYTDSRYRPPSPYVSDPELEWQPYALIAVELESERIVVLGQTVPGVTVADLTVGMEVEVVPGVLNEDAETTWTTWHWRPTGVGA from the coding sequence GTGGTCCCGGGCTGGTTCGCCGGCGAGGGAGACGACTTCCGGCTTCTGGGTACGCGCTGTTCCGCCTGTGCATCGGTGTTCTTCCCCCGTGAGGACGCCTTCTGCCGCAACCCGGGTTGCCCGGGCGGCGAACTGGCCGAGATCCCGCTGTCCCGGAGGGGTCGTATCTGGTCGTACACGGACAGCCGGTACCGCCCGCCGTCACCGTATGTGTCCGACCCGGAACTCGAATGGCAGCCCTACGCGTTGATCGCTGTGGAGCTGGAATCCGAGCGGATCGTGGTACTCGGACAGACCGTTCCCGGAGTCACCGTCGCCGATCTGACGGTGGGCATGGAGGTGGAGGTCGTCCCGGGCGTGCTGAATGAGGACGCGGAGACGACCTGGACGACCTGGCACTGGCGGCCGACGGGGGTGGGGGCATGA
- a CDS encoding NUDIX domain-containing protein, translated as MSPSQNPPADSAPDSHCSSCGAPYGEGVSGWPRTCASCGAVAYRNPLPVAVALQPAYDVRGTALVVITRAIAPARGGIALPGGFIDHREDWRHAVVRELKEETGIDAAAHDVRLADAMSSPDGHLLLFGLLPERPAATLPPPSATDETEGRHLLRTATELAFPLHTLAARAFFEGRYI; from the coding sequence GTGTCCCCGTCCCAGAACCCGCCCGCCGATTCCGCGCCGGACTCCCACTGTTCGAGCTGCGGAGCGCCCTACGGAGAGGGCGTCTCCGGCTGGCCCCGCACCTGCGCCTCCTGTGGCGCCGTCGCCTACCGCAATCCGCTGCCCGTCGCGGTGGCCCTTCAGCCCGCGTACGACGTCAGGGGCACCGCCCTGGTCGTCATCACCCGAGCCATCGCCCCCGCGCGCGGGGGAATCGCCCTGCCCGGAGGGTTCATCGACCACCGGGAGGACTGGCGGCACGCCGTCGTCCGCGAGCTCAAGGAGGAGACGGGCATCGACGCGGCAGCCCACGACGTACGGCTCGCCGACGCGATGAGCTCGCCCGACGGGCACCTCCTGCTCTTCGGCCTGCTTCCGGAGCGCCCGGCCGCCACACTGCCACCGCCTTCCGCGACGGACGAGACCGAGGGCCGGCACCTGCTCCGTACGGCGACCGAACTCGCCTTCCCTCTGCACACCTTGGCGGCTCGGGCGTTCTTCGAAGGCCGGTACATCTGA
- a CDS encoding glycoside hydrolase family 31 protein, which yields MDGRDLVRSVKAVGSTGASQGWRTVRAAWRRRRTDASGLAPRGAERARVPGPVLGVEPGPGGGLVRFTRSELRITVAVNGAVFWGWDGAGPEPSYALVGRSPKPDPRAVLEPDKNGGWRVVAERVTVVVSRNGAVEVRTPGGVTLRRDLPPRWWEPVGGGAARWMQRSEVAADARFFGLGGRASGPRLRDGTYRLWNTDPGLSFGPGDDPLYITMPVQMVVADAGTHLVFHDSTWDGTVTLREGEEGAGSGHDRAGTSELRMDGGPLRCWVMVGTPARVLRTWASLTGAAALPPAWALGHHHARWGFGSEQEVRRIVAGYQERGLPLDAVHLDIDHFDAHQVFTVDRERFPRLPMLAKELRRDGIRLVSIVDPAVKAERGNAVYDSGSAVDAFVRDSAGRPVRGVVWPGESVYPDFTRARVRQWWGELYEERLAQGFAGFWHDMNEPVSFTAFGENTLPRSAQHDLEGRGGDHREAHNVYALCMAQAGHEGLRELTPGERPFTFSRSGWAGMQRYGGTWSGDVATGWPGLRASLSLVVGLGLCGVPYSGPDVGGFDGSPSPELYLRWFQQGAYLPLFRTHASLQAGRREPWEFGDEILEHARVALIERRRLLPYFVTLAHLAHRTGAPYVRPVWWGAPEDRALRDCDDAFLLGDCLLVAPVLNPGTDRRAVQLPRGCWYDTETEERYEGPAQVLLDAPLSRIPVLARAGAVVPVRGADGGLELEVWAPAPGGTGGGLVVPDAGDGWDEPEIERYVTRWEGKRVVVEQDGEDGPSEPSRPVRVRGLGAL from the coding sequence ATGGACGGTCGTGACCTGGTGCGCTCGGTGAAGGCGGTCGGCTCTACGGGGGCGTCCCAGGGTTGGCGTACCGTGCGGGCCGCGTGGCGCAGAAGGCGTACCGACGCCTCCGGGCTTGCGCCCCGTGGTGCCGAGCGCGCGCGGGTGCCCGGGCCTGTGCTGGGCGTGGAGCCGGGGCCCGGCGGTGGACTGGTCCGGTTCACCCGCTCGGAGCTGCGCATCACCGTCGCCGTGAACGGAGCCGTCTTCTGGGGCTGGGACGGGGCCGGACCCGAGCCGTCGTACGCGCTCGTCGGCCGCTCCCCCAAGCCGGACCCGCGGGCCGTTCTGGAGCCGGACAAGAACGGCGGCTGGCGGGTGGTGGCCGAGCGCGTGACGGTCGTCGTCTCGCGGAACGGCGCCGTGGAGGTGCGTACGCCGGGCGGGGTGACCCTGCGCCGCGATCTGCCGCCCCGGTGGTGGGAGCCGGTCGGCGGGGGCGCTGCGCGGTGGATGCAGCGGTCCGAAGTGGCCGCGGACGCACGGTTCTTCGGGCTGGGCGGTCGCGCGTCGGGACCACGGCTGCGGGACGGCACGTACCGACTGTGGAACACCGACCCGGGCCTCTCGTTCGGTCCGGGCGACGATCCGCTGTACATCACCATGCCGGTGCAGATGGTGGTGGCAGATGCCGGCACGCATCTGGTGTTCCACGACAGCACCTGGGACGGCACCGTGACCTTGCGCGAAGGTGAGGAGGGTGCGGGATCCGGGCACGACCGGGCCGGGACGAGCGAACTGCGGATGGACGGCGGGCCGCTGCGCTGCTGGGTGATGGTGGGCACCCCCGCGCGCGTGCTGCGTACCTGGGCGTCGCTCACCGGGGCCGCCGCGCTGCCGCCCGCGTGGGCGCTGGGGCACCATCACGCGCGATGGGGCTTCGGCAGCGAGCAGGAAGTGCGTCGGATCGTCGCCGGATATCAGGAGCGCGGGCTGCCGCTGGACGCGGTCCACCTGGACATCGACCACTTCGACGCGCACCAGGTGTTCACCGTCGACCGAGAGCGCTTCCCCAGGCTACCGATGCTCGCCAAGGAGCTGCGCCGGGACGGGATCCGGCTGGTGTCGATCGTGGATCCGGCGGTCAAGGCCGAACGGGGCAACGCGGTGTACGACAGCGGGTCCGCGGTGGACGCCTTCGTACGGGACTCCGCGGGAAGGCCGGTACGCGGTGTCGTCTGGCCCGGCGAGTCGGTGTATCCGGACTTCACGCGCGCGCGGGTGCGTCAGTGGTGGGGCGAGCTCTACGAGGAGCGACTGGCACAGGGTTTCGCGGGCTTCTGGCACGACATGAACGAGCCGGTGTCGTTCACGGCCTTCGGGGAGAACACCCTGCCTCGCTCGGCACAGCACGACTTGGAGGGACGCGGCGGCGACCATCGTGAGGCGCACAACGTGTACGCGCTCTGCATGGCACAGGCCGGCCATGAAGGGCTGCGTGAACTGACGCCCGGAGAGCGGCCGTTCACGTTCTCTCGCTCTGGGTGGGCCGGAATGCAGCGCTACGGAGGGACCTGGTCCGGGGACGTGGCCACCGGCTGGCCGGGGCTGCGGGCGTCGTTGTCGCTGGTGGTGGGGCTCGGGCTGTGCGGGGTGCCGTACTCGGGCCCCGATGTGGGCGGGTTCGACGGCAGTCCGTCGCCCGAGCTGTATCTGCGCTGGTTCCAACAGGGGGCGTATCTGCCGCTGTTCCGTACTCACGCGAGTCTGCAGGCCGGGCGCCGGGAGCCCTGGGAGTTCGGCGACGAGATCCTCGAGCACGCGCGCGTGGCGCTCATCGAGCGGCGGCGGCTGCTGCCGTACTTCGTGACGCTGGCGCATCTGGCGCACCGTACGGGGGCGCCGTATGTGCGGCCGGTGTGGTGGGGCGCGCCCGAGGACAGGGCGCTGCGCGACTGCGACGACGCCTTCCTGCTGGGCGACTGCCTCCTGGTGGCGCCGGTGCTGAACCCGGGCACGGACCGGCGCGCGGTGCAGTTGCCGCGCGGGTGCTGGTACGACACGGAGACCGAGGAGCGCTACGAGGGGCCCGCTCAGGTGCTGCTCGATGCCCCCTTGTCGCGCATTCCGGTCCTCGCGCGCGCGGGTGCCGTAGTTCCCGTACGCGGCGCCGACGGCGGCCTGGAGCTGGAGGTGTGGGCGCCCGCCCCTGGAGGTACCGGAGGCGGGCTCGTGGTTCCGGACGCGGGCGACGGCTGGGACGAGCCGGAGATCGAGCGGTATGTGACGCGCTGGGAAGGAAAGCGCGTGGTCGTCGAGCAGGATGGGGAGGACGGCCCGAGCGAGCCGTCACGCCCCGTACGGGTTCGCGGGCTGGGGGCCCTGTGA